From Brachionichthys hirsutus isolate HB-005 chromosome 2, CSIRO-AGI_Bhir_v1, whole genome shotgun sequence, one genomic window encodes:
- the ikzf4 gene encoding zinc finger protein Eos, whose protein sequence is MNSHDCNGSLCAQGNGGELSTEQEFYGGMQGPSVRSPNSQPSSPHRSLSANSIKVELCSDDESPVPPQTDNRAAVTDKSRKDDGGEPMEEISTEYAAAGTDGTSVYNEVASSKSASPGPIRLPNGKLQCEVCGMICIGPNVLMVHKRSHTGERPFQCNQCGASFTQKGNLLRHIKLHSGEKPFKCPVCNYACRRRDALAGHLRTHAVSSPTVGKPFKCSYCSRSFKQQNTLEEHLDRCHSCLKSLDRQAAVSTQTAKNEESVNMEVIIKPVLQSSSKKIQFVDRLTNSITKRKRSTPQKFLGEKHMHFDLPEAPYELSSGSEKEGDLMMSQPAGDAVGLLGSNLQSDQGKTENHKRPALSQLHPAFLSELRIVMGSINSRLTPQGAQARGGGWPKAKPLGLAGREAGESHGNQPSAHSHTTSPNGCPDSTDTESTAEEQSTRVTALTSTSNNHHLHFQTLALPRSHPTSSPSPSPSQAKDSDSEWGRAFPAPPVIVKRSHGSLLSAREPMQVLDREGRPVDSFHCRHCRILFLDHVMFTIHMGCHGFHQPFECNICGHHSHDRYEFLSHLSRGEHQVG, encoded by the exons ATGAATTCTCATGACTGCAATGGTTCCTTGTGTGCGCAAG GCAATGGCGGAGAGTTATCAACAGAACAGGAGTTTTATGGTGGGATGCAGGGCCCTTCAGTGCGATCACCAAACAGTCAGCCATCTTCACCACATCGCTCCCTTAGCG CAAACTCCATTAAGGTTGAGCTTTGCAGCGACGATGAGTCACCAGTTCCTCCGCAGACAGACAACAGAGCGGCTGTCACGGACAAAAGCAGGAAGGATGACGGAGGGGAACCCATGGAAGAAATCAGCACAGAGTATGCCGCCGCTGGAACAGACGGAACGAGCGTTTACAATGAGGTGGCGAGTTCGAAATCTGCTTCACCGGGACCTATCCGACTGCCCAATGGGAAGCTCCAGTGTGAAGTGTGTGGGATGATCTGCATTGGACCCAACGTGCTGATGGTGCACAAGCGTAGCCACacgg GTGAAAGGCCATTCCAGTGTAACCAGTGTGGGGCTTCCTTTACCCAGAAGGGGAACTTATTGCGCCATATCAAGCTGCACTcaggagagaagcctttcaAATGTCCCGTTTGTAATTACGCCTGTCGCCGGAGAGATGCCCTCGCTGGACATCTACGGACACATGCAG tttctTCCCCAACCGTTGGAAAACCTTTCAAGTGCAGCTACTGCAGTCGCAGCTTCAAACAACAGAACACACTGGAAGAACATCTGGATCGCTGCCATAGTTGTCTGAAGAGTCTGGACCGCCAGGCCGCAGTCAGCACACAGACAGCAAAAA ATGAAGAATCAGTAAATATGGAGGTGATTATTAAACCTGTGCTCCAGTCATCCAGTAAAAAAATCCAGTTTGTGGATAGACTGACAAACAGCATCACCAAACGCAAGAGGTCTACACCACAGAAGTTTTTGG GTGAAAAGCACATGCATTTTGACCTGCCTGAAGCACCTTATGAATTGTCCTCTGGCTCTGAGAAGGAGGGGGACCTCATGATGTCTCAGCCTGCCGGGGACGCCGTTGGCCTGCTGGGATCAAATCTCCAAAGTGACCAAGGAAAAACCGAGAACCACAAGCGACCTGCATTGTCTCAGCTTCATCCTGCCTTCCTGTCGGAGCTACGCATAGTTATGGGCTCCATCAACAGCCGCCTGACTCCTCAGGGTGCCCAAGCCCGTGGTGGAGGTTGGCCAAAAGCAAAGCCGCTCGGCTTGGCAGGACGGGAGGCAGGTGAAAGCCACGGCAACCAGCCTTCTGCTCATAGCCACACCACCTCGCCCAACGGCTGCCCTGACTCTACAGACACAGAAAGCACAGCAGAAGAGCAGAGCACAAGGGTTACAGCCCTGACAAGTACCTCCAACAACCACCACCTCCACTTCCAAACCCTAGCACTGCCCCGCAGCCACCCCACctccagccccagccccagccccagccAGGCCAAAGACTCGGACTCAGAGTGGGGTAGAGCATTTCCTGCGCCCCCTGTCATAGTGAAGAGGAGCCACGGCTCACTCCTCTCCGCCAGGGAGCCTATGCAGGTGTTAGACAGGGAAGGTCGGCCTGTGGATTCCTTCCACTGCCGGCACTGTCGCATTCTCTTCCTGGACCATGTTATGTTCACCATCCATATGGGTTGTCACGGCTTCCACCAACCCTTTGAGTGCAACATCTGCGGCCACCACAGCCACGACCGTTACGagttcctgtctcacctcagccGTGGAGAGCATCAGGTGGGCTGA
- the dnajc22 gene encoding dnaJ homolog subfamily C member 22 has translation MVKSKRVAYALWALGGPLGLHHLYLGRDSHALLWMFTLGGFGFGWVREAFRIPTYVHEANQDTEKKRRRPPSVVPPPVSPVRFAGQVCVGIYFGTIALIGLNSLQFFYLIVLPLSVGAGVHLVSIAGHQTSNLQKTLTTCLLISALFYGSTLSPLPISLGASVTAAQYRGFKPPETSGHTQELGPRLYRLGLAWLAFSAPVGYCVFHNTTATLYYLSDCVAALLDVLWFLPWLRNVLEYILLMPYRLFCFITGGGYYEETWRRVLQILLHEYTEREIEALQLLSLEAEASPEDITRSYRELAKTWHPDHNPSKDAEAMFMKIHEAYEVLLQRHRPRRFK, from the exons ATGGTTAAAAGCAAAAGGGTAGCCTATGCCCTTTGGGCACTAGGCGGGCCTTTGGGCCTTCACCATTTGTATTTAGGGAGAGACAGTCATGCTCTGTTATGGATGTTCACCTTGGGAGGATTTGGGTTTGGCTGGGTCAGAGAGGCCTTTCGTATTCCTACGTATGTTCATGAGGCAAATCAAGatacagagaaaaagagaagacgACCCCCCTCAGTGGTCCCACCACCTGTAAGCCCTGTCAGATTTGCTGGGCAGGTGTGTGTTGGAATCTACTTTGGCACCATTGCTCTGATTGGACTGAACTCCCTTCAGTTCTTCTACTTGATTGTTCTGCCTTTATCTGTGGGTGCAGGGGTACATCTGGTATCTATTGCTGGCCACCAGACCTCAAATCTCCAAAAAACATTGACTACTTGTCTCTTAATTTCTGCATTATTTTACGGCAGTACCTTGTCCCCTCTGCCTATAAGCCTGGGTGCTAGCGTCACTGCTGCGCAGTACCGTGGTTTTAAACCTCCAgaaacatctggacacacacaggaactag GTCCACGGCTTTACAGGCTCGGTCTAGCCTGGCTGGCTTTCTCTGCTCCAGTGGGTTATTGTGTTTTCCACAACACAACAGCCACACTCTACTACCTGTCTGACTGTGTAGCCGCACTGCTGGATGTTTTGTGGTTCCTGCCTTGGCTCAGAAATGTGTTGGAGTACATTCTTCTGATGCCATATCGGCTGTTCTGTTTCATTACTGGAGGGGGCTATTACGAAGAGACTTGGAGGAGGGTGCTTCAAATATTGCTCCACGAGTACACTGAGAGAGAAATTGAGGCACTGCAG TTATTGTCATTGGAAGCAGAGGCCTCTCCTGAAGATATAACGCGCAGCTACAGGGAGCTGGCTAAGACATGGCATCCAGACCACAACCCCAGCAAGGATGCTGAGGCAATGTTCATGAAGATCCACGAGGCGTATGAGGTCCTTCTCCAACGGCACAGGCCACGTAGATTCAAATAG
- the lmbr1l gene encoding limb region 1 homolog-like protein, producing the protein METDDVSVREQLFHNRVRETIICVLLFTCLYIVSYLILTHFKKAAEFVTDDVEDATVNKIALWLCTFTLSVAVCAVLLLPISILSNEVLLTFPQSYYMQWLNGSLIHGLWNLVFLFSNLSLVFLMPFAYFFTESEGFAGSKKGVMARVYEAVVLLLLLALLVLGIVWVASAILHDNIARKSLYDLWEYYLPYLYSGISLFGTVLLLLCTPFGLSRMFSVTGSLLVKPRLLEDVEDILSCTSFEEDSLCRKLNSGRTSCWVKLNVDAMKKDYQTVQSKRIALESRRKASPWQRNLGYPLAMLVLLALTVMCVLMVCFNVLELLLDETALPRGMEDPHLGMASFSMFGSLGAAVQVVLILYLMVSSLVGFYSSPLFTGLLPRAKDTNVTQIIANCMSLLILSSALPVFSRTLGITRFDLLGDFGRHNWLGNFYIVFLYNMLFAGLTSASLIQTVTWAVQRELIRAFGLHRLPLTVSRSTVPFRLLLASGLSKIQ; encoded by the exons ATGGAAACGGACGACGTGTCGGTTAGAGAGCAACTTTTCCACAACCGTGTCCGGGAGACCATC ATTTGCGTGCTCCTGTTTACATGCCTTTACATCGTGTCCTACCTCATACTTACCCATTTCAAGAAAGCAGCAGAGTTTGTCACAG aTGACGTTGAAGATGCCACAGTCAATAAAATAGC gcTGTGGCTGTGTACGTTCACTCTGTCTGTTGCAGTGTGCGCTGTGCTCCTTCTCCCCATCTCTATTTTGTCCAATGAGGTGTTGCTCACCTTCCCACAGAGCTACTACATGCAGTGGCTCAATGGATCTCTTATCCATG gCTTGTGGAATCTCGTTTTCCTTTTCTCCAATCTGTCCCTGGTCTTCCTGATGCCGTTCGCCTACTTCTTCACTGAGTCGGAGGGATTTGCAGGGTCAAAAAAG GGGGTTATGGCACGAGTATATGAAGCGGTAGTACTCCTGTTACTGCTGGCGCTGCTTGTTCTGGGCATTGTGTGGGTGGCGTCGGCTATCCTCCATGACAATATAGCCAGGAAGAGCCTCTACG ACTTGTGGGAGTATTACCTTCCGTACTTGTACTCTGGCATCTCTCTGTTTGGAACTGTGCTGCTTTTAT TGTGCACTCCCTTCGGGTTGTCCCGAATGTTCAGTGTAACCGGCAGCTTATTGGTCAAACCACGG ctgtTGGAAGATGTGGAAGATATTTTAAGCTGCACCTCATTTGAGGAAGACTCGCTCTGCAGGAAACTGAACT CTGGCAGGACATCGTGCTGGGTCAAGCTGAATGTGGATGCAATGAAAAAAGATTACCAAACGGTTCAGAGCAAGCGCATCGCTCTGG AATCGCGTCGGAAAGCCTCTCCATGGCAGAGAAACTTGGGCTATCCGCTGGCCATGCTTGTGCTCCTTGCGTTGACG GTGATGTGTGTACTGATGGTCTGCTTCAATGTGTTGGAGCTGCTCCTGGATGAGACGGCTTTGCCCAGAGGAATGGAG GACCCCCACCTGGGGATGGCCTCCTTCTCCATGTTTGGTTCACTGGGGGCTGCTGTTCAAGTAGTCCTCATCCT CTACCTGATGGTGTCCTCGTTAGTGGGTTTTTACAGTTCTCCCCTTTTCACTGGTCTCCTTCCTCGTGCAAAGGACACCAACGTCACACAG ATCATTGCGAACTGCATGTCACTGCTTATCCTGAGCTCAGCACTGCCTGTGTTTTCACGCACGCTTG GGATCACCCGCTTTGATCTGCTGGGAGACTTCGGACGGCATAACTGGCTTGGGAATTTTTACATCGTCTTCCTGTACAACATGCTGTTTGCTGGCCTCACCTCTGCCTCCCTGATCCAGACAGTCACCTGGGCAGTGCAGAGAGAGCTCATTCGTGCCTTTG gTCTCCACAGGCTGCCTTTAACTGTGTCACGCTCCACGGTCCCATTCAGACTCCTGCTGGCCAGTGGACTGTCTAAAATCCAGTGA
- the pgd gene encoding 6-phosphogluconate dehydrogenase, decarboxylating, with product MAEADIALIGLAVMGQNLIMNMNDHGFVVCAYNRTVSKVHDFLQNEAKGSEVIGAESLQDMVSKLKKPRRIILLVKAGQAVDDFIDKLVPLLEAGDIIVDGGNSEYRDTTRRCKSLKAKGLLFVGSGVSGGEEGARYGPSLMPGGHKDAWPHIKDIFQGIAAKVGTGEPCCDWVGDEGAGHFVKMVHNGIEYGDMQLICEAYHLMKDVLGMEHDEMAQAFENWNKTELDSFLIEITANILKFRDTDGAHLLPKIQDSAGQKGTGKWTAISALEYGTPVTLIGEAVFARCLSALKAERVKASESLSGPQGAKFSGDKSAFLEDIRKALYASKIISYAQGFMLLRQAAIEFDWSLNYGAIALMWRGGCIIRSVFLGKIKEAFGRDSELQNLLLDSFFSKAVQDCQASWRRTVSTGVQHGIPMPCFTTALSFYDGYRHEKLPANLLQAQRDYFGAHTYELLSNPGHFIHTNWTGHGGNVSSSSYNA from the exons AGCAGACATTGCACTGATTGGTCTGGCTGTTATGGGCCAGAACCTCATAATGAACATGAACGACCACGGCTTTGTG GTCTGTGCCTACAACCGAACCGTGTCGAAGGTGCACGACTTTCTTCAGAACGAAGCGAAGGGCTCCGAGGTGATCGGGGCCGAGTCCCTGCAGGACATGGTGTCCAAGCTGAAGAAGCCCAGGAGGATCATTCTTCTTGTTAAGGCTGGACAAGCTGTGGATGACTTCATCGATAAACTG GTTCCCCTCCTCGAGGCCGGGGATATCATCGTTGATGGTGGAAACTCTGAATACCGAGACACGACA cgTCGGTGTAAGAGTCTGAAAGCAAAGGGCTTGCTGTTTGTTGGCAGTGGAGTCAGTGGCGGAGAGGAAGGGGCCCGTTACGGACCCTCACTCATGCCAGGAGGACATAAAGATGCCTG GCCACACATTAAAGACATCTTCCAGGGTATTGCTGCCAAGGTTGGAACAGGAGAACCTTGCTGTGATTGG GTTGGCGATGAGGGTGCGGGGCATTTTGTGAAAATGGTCCATAATGGCATTGAGTATGGGGACATGCAGCTCATTTGTGAGGCCTACCACTTGATGAAGGACGTTCTGGGTATGGAGCATGATGAGATGGCACAG GCTTTTGAAAACTGGAATAAAACCGAGTTGGATTCCTTCCTGATTGAGATCACGGCCAACATCCTTAAGTTCCGGGACACCGACGGTGCCCACCTGCTACCAAAGATCCAGGACAGTGCCGGGCAGAAAGGCACAGGGAAGTGGACGGCCATTTCAGCCCTGGAGTACGGCACGCCTGTTACTCTCATTg GGGAGGCTGTCTTTGCCAGATGTCTCTCTGCCCTGAAGGCTGAGAGAGTGAAGGCCAGCGAGAGCCTTTCAGGGCCACAGGGTGCCAAATTCAGCGGTGACAAAAGTGCCTTCCTGGAGGACATCAGAAAG GCGCTCTACGCCTCCAAGATTATTTCCTACGCGCAGGGCTTCATGCTGCTGCGTCAGGCGGCCATAGAGTTTGACTGGTCCCTCAACTACGGCGCCATTGCTCTGATGTGGCGAGGAGGCTGCATCATCCGAAG TGTCTTCCTGGGTAAAATTAAAGAAGCTTTCGGCAGGGACTCTGAGCTGCAGAACTTGTTGCTGGACTCTTTCTTCAGTAAAGCTGTGCAAGACTGTCAG GCGTCATGGCGCAGAACAGTCAGCACTGGCGTCCAGCATGGCATCCCGATGCCCTGTTTCACCACAGCGCTGTCCTTCTATGATGGCTACAGGCACGAAAAGCTTCCAGCCAACCTCCTCCAG GCCCAGAGGGACTACTTTGGTGCCCACACGTATGAGCTGCTGTCAAACCCGGGTCATTTCATCCACACCAACTGGACAGGCCACGGTGGAAACGTTTCCTCCTCATCCTACAACGCTTAa
- the tardbpa gene encoding TAR DNA binding protein, like — translation MSELYIRVAEDESEEPMEIPSEDDGTVLLSSVAAQFPGACGLRYRNPESQCMRGVRLLEGILHAPENDWGNLVYVVNYPKDNKRKMEEIDASSAVKVKRGFQKTSDLIVLGLPWKTTEQDLKDYFATFGEVIMVQVKRDAKTGNSKGFGFVRFTEYETQAKVVTQRHMIDGRWCDCKLPNSKAFPDEPMRSRKIFVGRCTEDMTTDELRQYFMQYGEVTDVFIPKPFRAFAFVTFADDQVAQALCGEDLIIKGVSVHISNAEPKHNISRQMMDRGRFGAGGFSQGYGSNRGGLGSGSGGVNFGALGLNPAMVAAAQAALQSSWGMMGMLANQQGLTTTAGTTTTTRDQTFSSAGTSYSSPSSASLGWAAGTNAASSSGFSSGFGNAMESKSSSWGM, via the exons ATGTCAGAATTGTACATTCGTGTGGCTGAGGATGAAAGCGAGGAGCCCATGGAGATCCCCTCGGAAGACGACGGCACGGTGTTGTTGTCGTCGGTGGCGGCACAGTTTCCAGGGGCGTGCGGGCTGCGGTACAGGAACCCCGAGTCCCAGTGCATGAGGGGGGTCCGGCTGCTGGAGGGTATCCTGCATGCACCGGAGAACGACTGGGGCAATTTGGTGTATGTCGTCAATTACCCCAAAG ATAACAAGAGAAAGATGGAAGAAATAGATGCCTCCTCGGCTGTGAAGGTAAAAAGGGGATTTCAGAAGACGTCGGATCTCATTGTCCTCGGACTGCCTTGGAAAACGACAGAACAAGATCTGAAAGACTATTTCGCTACATTTGGAGAAGTCATCATGGTGCAG GTGAAGAGAGACGCAAAGACTGGCAACTCCAAGGGGTTCGGTTTCGTCCGGTTCACTGAGTACGAGACGCAGGCCAAAGTGGTGACTCAGAGACACATGATCGACGGTCGCTGGTGCGACTGCAAACTACCAAACTCAAAG GCGTTTCCCGATGAGCCCATGCGGAGCCGTAAAATCTTTGTTGGCCGCTGTACAGAGGACATGACGACCGATGAGCTGAGGcagtacttcatgcagtacGGTGAAGTCACCGATGTCTTCATCCCCAAACCCTTCCGGGCATTTGCATTTGTCACATTTGCCGACGACCAG gttgccCAAGCGCTGTGTGGAGAGGACTTGATCATCAAGGGTGTCAGTGTGCACATCTCCAATGCCGAGCCCAAACACAATATTAGTAGGCAGATGATGGATCGGGGGCGCTTTGGGGCAGGGGGGTTCAGTCAGGGCTACGGCAGTAACCGCGGTGGGCTAGGCAGTGGTAGCGGGGGGGTTAATTTTGGAGCTCTCGGCCTTAACCCGGCAATGGTAGCTGCTGCTCAGGCGGCGCTGCAGAGCAGTTGGGGAATGATGGGCATGCTGGCGAACCAGCAGGGTCTGACCACCACAGCAGGCACGACGACCACGACCCGGGACCAGACCTTTAGCTCGGCTGGCACCAGCTACAGCAGCCCCAGCTCCGCTAGCCTCGGCTGGGCCGCAGGCACGAACGCCGCCTCCAGCAGCGGCTTCAGCTCCGGCTTTGGCAACGCTATGGAGTCCAAGTCTTCTAGTTGGGGAATGTAG